In one Arenibacter antarcticus genomic region, the following are encoded:
- a CDS encoding GbsR/MarR family transcriptional regulator, with product MNITEVKKQLIEEIGLGIGDRMGVSPLAARIYALLTLSSYDGLTFEQVREALGSSKSSTSINLNVLTQLKFVEYYTRPGDRKRYFKVAKYFQKNYLNQYALTLNNEVGLIAKINTYNQEHYPEKFVNEKSMGTIMQDYLKAQQKLVESTLKKMSDFLEDKNP from the coding sequence TTGAATATTACAGAAGTAAAAAAACAACTTATTGAAGAGATTGGTCTAGGTATTGGAGACCGTATGGGGGTGTCCCCACTTGCAGCGAGAATTTATGCGCTCTTGACACTTTCGTCTTATGATGGTTTAACTTTTGAGCAGGTGAGGGAAGCCTTAGGTTCCAGTAAGAGTTCAACCTCAATTAATCTCAATGTGCTTACACAGCTTAAATTTGTAGAATACTATACCAGACCTGGGGATCGTAAAAGGTACTTTAAAGTCGCTAAATATTTTCAGAAGAATTATTTAAATCAATATGCACTGACCTTAAATAATGAAGTGGGCCTAATTGCCAAAATAAACACGTACAATCAGGAACATTATCCCGAGAAATTCGTAAATGAAAAATCTATGGGCACCATTATGCAAGATTACCTAAAGGCGCAACAAAAACTAGTAGAAAGCACCCTGAAGAAAATGTCCGATTTTCTGGAGGATAAAAACCCATAG
- a CDS encoding GreA/GreB family elongation factor produces the protein MSRGFVREDDQEEIPLVPPRADLPDGVTNYVTQTGMNALLDEKKELMEEIANLDSANESERRIAVNHINAKLQLLNNRISTAKIIHLHEQPKDEVRFGAMVVLRVMATNKTQKFQIVGVDEADITKGKIAFISPIAKILIEKRVGDKAVLQLANENRVFEILDISYR, from the coding sequence ATGAGCAGGGGATTTGTAAGAGAGGATGATCAAGAAGAAATTCCGTTAGTACCACCTAGGGCCGACTTACCAGATGGGGTTACCAATTATGTGACCCAAACAGGAATGAATGCACTATTGGATGAAAAAAAGGAACTTATGGAAGAAATTGCGAATTTAGACAGTGCCAACGAAAGTGAACGTAGAATAGCGGTGAACCATATCAATGCTAAATTACAATTACTGAACAATAGGATTTCTACGGCCAAAATAATCCATTTGCACGAGCAACCAAAAGATGAAGTTAGGTTCGGCGCAATGGTTGTCCTGAGGGTAATGGCGACAAATAAAACTCAAAAATTTCAGATCGTTGGTGTGGATGAAGCTGATATTACAAAAGGAAAAATTGCATTTATCTCTCCTATTGCAAAAATTCTGATAGAAAAAAGGGTAGGGGATAAGGCAGTATTACAATTGGCAAATGAAAATCGTGTTTTTGAAATTTTAGATATTAGTTACCGATAA
- a CDS encoding META domain-containing protein — protein sequence MKTKLIPILLLTISAISCTTQKKLATETASKSEMEIQASLTDTQWILTELEGEKVDVDQGENKNINFLLNSKDNTFSGFFGCNTGFGSFILEDGNRIRFTNMGTTRMACPDMTIEESQVLEAFHLADNFTLNGNTLSLNVGRRAPLAVFKMAEIQKDLITEKYWKLKTLEGKEVKMADNQEREIYFMLKTDENRVVGFAGCNTFGGEYSLEEGNRIRFTQLLSTLKACPDIAVSEAEFLKVFELSDNYTIDGDTLMLNVGRRAPLAVFEAVYLD from the coding sequence ATGAAGACAAAATTGATTCCTATATTGCTATTGACCATTAGTGCCATTAGTTGTACTACTCAAAAAAAACTAGCTACTGAAACAGCCTCAAAAAGTGAAATGGAAATACAAGCAAGTTTAACCGATACCCAATGGATACTTACGGAACTTGAAGGGGAAAAAGTAGATGTAGACCAAGGGGAGAACAAGAATATTAATTTTCTTTTAAACAGTAAGGACAATACCTTTAGTGGTTTTTTCGGATGTAATACGGGATTTGGTAGCTTTATCTTGGAGGATGGGAATAGAATTCGCTTCACTAATATGGGGACAACTCGCATGGCCTGTCCAGATATGACCATTGAAGAATCTCAAGTTTTGGAGGCGTTTCATTTGGCAGACAACTTTACCCTTAATGGAAATACTCTTTCATTGAATGTAGGACGAAGGGCTCCCTTAGCGGTTTTTAAAATGGCAGAAATACAAAAAGATCTGATAACGGAAAAATATTGGAAATTGAAGACTTTGGAGGGCAAGGAAGTGAAAATGGCTGATAATCAAGAGCGTGAGATTTATTTTATGCTTAAGACTGATGAAAATAGAGTTGTTGGTTTCGCAGGCTGTAATACTTTTGGAGGTGAGTATAGCCTTGAAGAAGGGAATCGCATCAGATTTACACAACTACTATCTACACTTAAGGCCTGTCCTGATATAGCGGTGAGCGAAGCCGAGTTTTTAAAAGTTTTCGAATTGTCCGACAACTATACCATTGATGGTGATACCTTAATGCTCAATGTGGGTAGAAGGGCACCTCTGGCCGTGTTTGAGGCAGTTTATCTAGATTAA